One genomic window of Clostridioides sp. ES-S-0054-01 includes the following:
- a CDS encoding MurR/RpiR family transcriptional regulator: MRLEEMIFLNYNKLNETDLLIWKYITANKKHCSKMSINELAMKCNVSRATITRFVKKLDLKGFSEFKVLLSWESEKVHVIENQSFDIACNSIIKYVEDQKNKDYDALCKLLYESRTIYAYGSGDIQNVVAKQIKRMFLSCQEIIYDFEGRTFDDSFYNIVSKNDVMIIISLSGENENTLNIARRLKLIGTKIISITEFKNNTLTDLSDESIYISATNISFLQMHPSYKLTMLYFILIELLFIKYSIYKRHRMITEGIDCKL; encoded by the coding sequence ATGAGATTAGAAGAAATGATTTTTTTAAATTATAATAAATTGAATGAGACAGATTTATTAATATGGAAATATATAACTGCAAATAAAAAACATTGTAGTAAGATGTCAATAAATGAACTTGCTATGAAATGTAATGTGTCTCGTGCAACTATTACAAGATTTGTTAAAAAATTAGATTTAAAAGGTTTCAGTGAATTTAAAGTATTATTAAGCTGGGAATCAGAAAAGGTTCATGTCATAGAAAATCAGTCATTTGATATTGCGTGTAATTCAATAATTAAGTATGTTGAAGATCAAAAAAATAAAGATTATGATGCATTGTGTAAACTTCTTTATGAATCAAGAACAATATACGCTTATGGTTCAGGTGATATTCAAAATGTGGTTGCAAAACAGATAAAGAGAATGTTTTTATCATGTCAAGAAATAATATATGATTTTGAGGGAAGAACATTTGACGATTCTTTTTACAATATTGTTAGTAAAAACGATGTCATGATTATTATATCCCTAAGTGGCGAGAATGAGAATACGCTTAATATTGCTAGAAGATTAAAATTAATAGGAACTAAAATAATTTCAATTACAGAGTTTAAAAATAATACCTTAACTGATTTAAGTGATGAATCAATTTATATTTCAGCTACTAATATCTCATTTTTACAAATGCACCCTAGTTATAAACTAACAATGTTATATTTTATATTGATTGAGTTACTATTTATTAAATATAGTATTTATAAAAGGCATAGAATGATTACAGAAGGGATTGATTGCAAATTGTAG
- a CDS encoding peptidase S41, whose product MKKKVLFLVIILAFTILLGNSTYSQKNQLSEEEKVEDFNYVYNVIKTGYPYLDVNKTLNNIDWLENKDKYTKRIKSTENDEEFIEELSSILSDLNNKHTELIDNKKRYELFKKSYSNNDWYDFLNDKKVVDRYDSINPKIKMPNEILVKKELILKDAVNGKIGYMYLPSMSAKKESLENDLKVVGDYINSLEKHKALIIDVRGNLGGSDRYWQGIVSKLIKNDVKINGYRIYRNNNEIVKKYTNARNIKLNPIENLPINVKENAPKEIIKGFNSFEDTSYAIKSTNDLKFKGNIYVLIDKKVYSSSESFAMFCKEIKLATLVGETTGGDGGCIDPVLFNLKNSGLIVRMASCMYLNKNGICDEKFKTIPEFKVKDCKRTKNFKDDNCIKKVLELENINY is encoded by the coding sequence ATGAAAAAGAAAGTATTATTTTTAGTAATTATTTTAGCATTTACAATCTTATTAGGTAATTCTACTTACTCTCAAAAGAATCAGTTATCTGAAGAGGAAAAGGTAGAGGATTTTAATTATGTATATAATGTTATAAAAACAGGATATCCATATCTAGATGTAAATAAAACGCTTAATAATATTGATTGGTTAGAAAATAAGGATAAATATACAAAAAGAATAAAAAGTACTGAAAATGATGAAGAATTTATAGAAGAATTGTCATCTATATTATCTGATTTAAATAATAAACATACAGAATTAATAGATAATAAGAAACGATATGAACTTTTTAAGAAATCATACTCTAATAATGACTGGTATGATTTTCTTAATGATAAAAAAGTTGTAGATAGATATGACTCTATAAATCCTAAAATAAAAATGCCAAATGAGATTCTTGTAAAAAAAGAATTAATTTTAAAGGATGCTGTTAATGGTAAGATTGGATATATGTATTTACCATCAATGTCAGCAAAGAAGGAGTCTTTAGAGAATGATTTAAAAGTAGTTGGAGATTATATTAACAGTTTAGAAAAACATAAAGCCTTAATTATTGATGTAAGAGGGAATTTAGGTGGAAGTGATAGGTATTGGCAAGGAATTGTATCTAAACTCATAAAAAATGATGTTAAAATAAATGGCTATAGAATTTATAGAAATAATAACGAAATAGTAAAAAAATATACCAATGCAAGAAATATAAAATTAAATCCTATAGAAAATTTACCAATAAATGTAAAGGAAAATGCACCTAAAGAAATTATAAAAGGCTTTAATAGTTTTGAGGATACTTCTTATGCTATAAAATCTACAAATGATTTAAAATTTAAAGGGAATATATACGTACTTATCGATAAAAAAGTATATTCATCATCAGAGTCGTTTGCAATGTTTTGTAAAGAAATTAAATTGGCAACTTTAGTGGGTGAAACCACTGGCGGAGATGGAGGTTGTATAGACCCCGTGTTGTTTAATCTAAAAAATAGTGGTCTGATAGTTAGAATGGCAAGTTGTATGTATTTAAATAAGAACGGAATCTGCGATGAAAAATTTAAAACCATTCCAGAATTTAAAGTAAAAGATTGTAAAAGAACCAAAAATTTTAAAGATGATAATTGTATAAAAAAGGTACTAGAACTTGAAAATATCAACTATTAG
- the xylA gene encoding xylose isomerase → MSEIFKGIGQIKFEGVKSNNELAFRYYNPEQVVGNKTMKEHLRFAMSYWHTLCGEGNDPFGVGTVERPWNNMTDPIEIAKIKVDAGFEFMSKMGIEYFCFHDRDIAPEGRDLEETNKILDEIVEYIKVKMGETGIKLLWGTANMFGNPRFVHGASTTCNADVYAYAAAQVKKAMEVTKYLGGENFVFWGGREGYETLLNTNTELEMDNFARFLQMAVDYAKEIGFTGQFLIEPKPKEPTKHQYDFDTATVLGFLRKYNLDKYFKMNIEANHATLAGHTFQHELNIARINNVLGSIDANQGDLLLGWDTDQFPTNIYDATLAMYEVLKQGGIAPGGFNFDSKVRRASFEVEDLFLAYIAGMDTFAKGLLIAHKLLEDEVFENFTKERYASFSEGIGKDIVDGKVGFKELESYALKMPVIKNKSGRQEMLEAILNRYIYEVDTISNK, encoded by the coding sequence ATGAGTGAAATATTTAAAGGAATAGGACAGATAAAATTTGAAGGAGTAAAATCTAACAATGAGTTAGCATTTAGATACTACAATCCTGAACAAGTAGTAGGTAATAAGACTATGAAAGAACATTTAAGATTTGCAATGAGTTATTGGCATACTTTATGTGGAGAGGGTAATGACCCATTTGGAGTAGGCACAGTAGAGAGACCTTGGAACAATATGACAGACCCAATTGAAATAGCAAAGATTAAAGTTGACGCAGGATTTGAATTTATGTCTAAAATGGGAATTGAGTATTTCTGTTTTCACGACAGAGATATAGCTCCAGAAGGAAGAGATTTAGAAGAAACAAATAAGATACTAGATGAAATAGTTGAGTACATAAAAGTTAAAATGGGAGAAACAGGAATAAAATTATTATGGGGAACTGCTAATATGTTTGGAAATCCAAGATTTGTTCATGGTGCATCTACAACATGTAATGCAGATGTTTATGCATATGCAGCAGCTCAAGTTAAGAAAGCTATGGAAGTAACTAAGTATTTAGGAGGAGAAAACTTTGTATTCTGGGGTGGAAGAGAAGGTTATGAAACTTTACTTAACACTAATACAGAACTTGAAATGGATAACTTTGCAAGATTCTTACAAATGGCTGTAGATTATGCTAAGGAAATAGGATTTACCGGACAATTCTTAATAGAGCCTAAACCAAAAGAGCCTACTAAACACCAATATGATTTTGATACTGCTACTGTTTTAGGATTTTTAAGAAAGTATAATCTAGATAAATACTTCAAAATGAATATAGAAGCAAACCATGCAACACTTGCAGGTCATACTTTCCAACATGAATTAAATATAGCTAGAATAAACAATGTTTTAGGGAGTATAGATGCAAATCAAGGAGACCTATTATTAGGATGGGATACAGACCAATTCCCAACAAATATATATGATGCAACACTTGCAATGTATGAAGTGTTAAAGCAAGGTGGAATAGCTCCGGGAGGATTTAATTTTGACTCTAAAGTAAGAAGAGCATCTTTTGAGGTAGAAGACTTATTCCTAGCTTATATTGCAGGGATGGATACATTTGCAAAAGGATTATTAATAGCTCATAAATTATTAGAAGATGAGGTATTTGAAAACTTTACTAAAGAAAGATATGCAAGCTTTAGTGAGGGTATAGGTAAAGATATAGTAGATGGTAAGGTTGGATTTAAAGAGTTAGAATCTTATGCACTGAAAATGCCAGTTATAAAGAATAAGTCTGGAAGACAAGAAATGTTAGAAGCTATACTTAACAGATATATATATGAAGTAGATACAATTTCTAATAAGTAA
- the xylB gene encoding xylulokinase, translated as MKLEYVLGVDIGTSGTKTVLFDKLGNTIESCTYEYPLIQEKTGWAEQDANDWWEAVVESIRHVVQSSKISSECIKGIGLSGQMHGLVMLDKEGNTLRNSIIWCDQRTVKECEEITDLVGKERLIEITANPALTGFTASKILWVRNNEPDIYKNTNKILLPKDYIRYKLTGEYATEVSDASGMQLLDIRKRNWSDEVLEKLNIDRNLLGKVYESQEITGYVTREVANLTGLKEGTIVVGGAGDQAAGAIGNGIVKDGVVSSTIGTSGVVFAYTKEPKIDKEGRVHTFCHAIPNTWHVMGVTQGAGLSLKWFKDNFCQSEVEVSNSLGKDVYEIINSQVSQVPTGCNGLLYLPYMMGERTPHLDPYARGVFFGLSPIHSKKEMARSIMEGVSYSLKDCMDIIENLNIEVNEVRASGGGGKSKVWRQMQADMFDQAVYTINSSEGPALGVAILALVGAGIYENIQKACDIIIKTSTKLEPISENVDTYKRYHRLYKKIYKSLRDDFKSLDEVVNCKNK; from the coding sequence ATGAAGTTGGAGTATGTATTAGGTGTGGATATTGGTACATCAGGTACTAAAACAGTTTTATTTGATAAGCTAGGAAATACTATAGAAAGTTGTACATATGAATATCCTCTTATACAAGAGAAAACAGGTTGGGCAGAACAGGATGCAAATGATTGGTGGGAAGCTGTAGTCGAATCTATAAGGCATGTGGTTCAAAGTTCAAAGATAAGTAGTGAATGTATAAAAGGAATTGGATTATCAGGGCAGATGCATGGTCTAGTTATGCTAGATAAAGAAGGTAATACTCTAAGAAACTCTATAATATGGTGTGACCAACGTACAGTAAAAGAGTGTGAAGAGATAACTGATTTAGTAGGTAAAGAAAGACTGATTGAAATAACTGCCAATCCAGCACTTACAGGATTTACAGCATCAAAGATACTATGGGTTAGAAATAATGAACCTGATATTTATAAGAATACTAATAAAATACTTCTTCCAAAAGATTATATAAGATACAAATTAACAGGAGAATATGCTACAGAAGTATCAGATGCAAGTGGTATGCAGTTGCTTGATATAAGAAAAAGAAATTGGAGTGACGAAGTACTAGAAAAGCTAAATATAGATAGAAATCTTTTAGGTAAGGTTTATGAATCTCAAGAAATTACAGGATATGTAACTAGAGAGGTGGCAAATTTAACAGGGCTTAAAGAAGGAACAATAGTGGTAGGTGGAGCTGGAGATCAAGCAGCAGGAGCTATAGGAAATGGAATCGTTAAAGATGGAGTAGTCTCATCTACTATTGGTACATCAGGTGTAGTATTTGCATATACAAAAGAGCCAAAAATTGATAAAGAGGGTAGAGTTCATACTTTCTGTCATGCAATACCAAATACATGGCATGTTATGGGTGTTACTCAAGGGGCTGGATTGTCATTAAAATGGTTTAAAGACAATTTTTGTCAAAGTGAAGTGGAAGTTTCAAATTCTTTAGGTAAAGATGTATATGAGATTATAAATAGTCAAGTAAGCCAAGTACCAACAGGATGCAATGGACTACTTTACTTACCATATATGATGGGAGAGAGAACTCCTCATCTTGATCCTTATGCAAGAGGTGTATTTTTTGGGTTATCTCCAATCCATTCTAAAAAAGAAATGGCAAGGTCAATAATGGAAGGTGTTTCGTATAGTCTTAAAGACTGTATGGATATAATAGAAAACCTTAATATAGAAGTTAATGAAGTAAGAGCCTCAGGTGGAGGTGGTAAAAGTAAAGTATGGAGACAGATGCAAGCAGATATGTTTGACCAAGCTGTATATACTATAAATTCAAGTGAAGGACCAGCACTTGGAGTTGCAATTCTTGCATTAGTAGGAGCTGGAATATACGAAAATATACAAAAAGCTTGTGATATTATAATAAAAACTTCAACTAAATTAGAGCCAATAAGTGAAAATGTAGATACATACAAGAGATATCACAGGTTGTATAAAAAAATATACAAATCTTTGAGAGATGATTTTAAGTCATTAGATGAAGTAGTTAATTGTAAAAATAAATAA
- a CDS encoding ROK family transcriptional regulator yields the protein MVTDKYTIREMNERLVLEQIIKNAPISRASIASTIGLNKATISAITKKLIDESLVHEIGIGNSTHSGGRKPILLVFNKCAGISLSMDIGYDYIFSSLSYLDGTIINSKKLTDIQVNKDNVIQLIDEIINSYNISKIDTPYKLIGLTLAIHGITCKNKILFTPYYNLNEIDLHSILSKKYDFPIHIENEANLTALAESTFSTVHNSLLSLSIHRGFGSGIIINNELYNGRNGMSGEIGHTIIMPNGKLCPCGNRGCLEQYCSEKKVFEKLSSLENIPKIDSNVLRQLYYEDNQNTKKVVHEFCSYLSIAINNAIATYAPEIIYLNSQIIRDIPEILQITKDMLVSSFNKGINIEISSLGSEASLYGGSAVNIKSFLNIQNLTLMN from the coding sequence TTGGTTACTGATAAATACACTATTCGAGAAATGAATGAAAGATTGGTACTTGAACAAATTATAAAAAATGCTCCTATTTCTAGAGCAAGTATAGCCTCTACTATAGGATTAAATAAAGCAACTATATCTGCTATTACCAAAAAACTTATTGATGAATCTCTAGTTCATGAAATAGGAATTGGAAATAGTACTCATAGTGGCGGAAGAAAACCCATATTATTAGTATTTAATAAATGTGCAGGGATTTCTTTAAGTATGGATATTGGATATGACTATATATTCTCTTCTCTATCTTACTTAGATGGAACTATCATAAATTCTAAGAAATTAACAGATATACAAGTAAATAAAGATAACGTTATACAATTAATAGATGAAATTATAAATAGCTATAACATATCCAAAATAGACACTCCTTATAAGTTAATAGGGCTTACTTTAGCTATACATGGGATTACTTGTAAAAATAAAATATTGTTTACTCCATATTACAATCTTAATGAGATTGACTTACATAGTATCCTTAGTAAAAAGTACGACTTCCCTATTCATATAGAAAACGAAGCAAACTTAACAGCTTTAGCTGAGAGTACTTTCTCAACTGTACATAACTCACTACTTAGCCTGAGTATTCATAGGGGATTTGGTTCAGGAATTATAATAAATAATGAATTATATAATGGCAGAAATGGCATGAGTGGAGAAATTGGTCATACTATTATCATGCCTAATGGTAAACTATGTCCTTGTGGAAACCGTGGCTGTTTAGAACAGTATTGTTCAGAGAAAAAAGTATTTGAAAAACTTTCTTCTTTAGAAAATATTCCTAAGATAGACTCTAATGTGCTAAGGCAATTATACTATGAAGATAACCAGAATACTAAAAAAGTTGTCCATGAGTTTTGTAGTTATTTATCAATAGCTATAAATAATGCTATTGCAACTTATGCTCCTGAGATAATATATTTAAATAGTCAAATAATAAGAGATATACCTGAGATATTGCAAATTACAAAAGATATGTTAGTTAGCTCTTTTAACAAAGGCATAAATATAGAAATTTCATCATTAGGGTCTGAGGCATCTCTATATGGTGGTTCTGCTGTAAATATCAAGAGCTTTTTGAATATACAAAATTTAACTTTGATGAATTAA
- a CDS encoding PTS sugar transporter subunit IIA has product MSHGNMAKEVLNSAKMIIGNSIDYPTVNMKQDDGIEGTIEKLKKALEVYKESSEIIIMVDLLGGTPCNAALLVANNDSRIKIISGLNLGMVIESAFLDTKELAVKLEKIGKENISIVEPTTSLLSDDE; this is encoded by the coding sequence ATGAGTCATGGCAACATGGCTAAAGAAGTCTTAAATTCCGCAAAAATGATAATAGGAAATTCTATAGATTATCCTACTGTAAATATGAAGCAAGATGATGGAATTGAAGGGACAATAGAAAAACTAAAAAAAGCTTTAGAAGTATATAAGGAAAGTTCAGAAATAATTATAATGGTGGATTTACTAGGTGGAACTCCTTGTAATGCTGCTTTATTAGTAGCCAATAATGATAGTAGAATTAAAATTATTTCAGGGTTAAATTTAGGTATGGTTATTGAATCAGCTTTTTTAGACACAAAAGAATTGGCAGTAAAATTAGAGAAGATAGGTAAAGAGAATATTTCTATAGTTGAACCAACTACAAGTTTATTATCTGATGATGAGTAG
- a CDS encoding PTS sugar transporter subunit IIB — translation MEMKGIKNIRIDDRLIHGQVATMWSNKLGVTRLMVVNDAVANNSVQKQVLRMATPAGIASSIITEETAIKNITAGKYEGQNVLLIVKSPVDLIPFVGAGLKIHNINVGNMSSRKDTTVLKPNISVTEEEKEAFKRLLDEGIEITTIMTPDDKKTYLVDIL, via the coding sequence ATGGAAATGAAAGGTATTAAAAATATTCGTATAGATGACCGTTTAATCCATGGTCAAGTTGCAACTATGTGGAGTAATAAGTTAGGTGTAACAAGATTAATGGTAGTAAATGATGCAGTAGCTAACAATTCTGTTCAAAAACAAGTTTTAAGAATGGCTACACCTGCAGGAATAGCATCATCTATAATTACAGAAGAAACTGCTATAAAAAATATTACTGCTGGGAAGTATGAAGGACAAAATGTATTATTAATTGTCAAGTCTCCTGTTGACCTTATTCCATTTGTGGGGGCAGGATTAAAAATACATAATATAAATGTAGGAAATATGTCAAGTAGAAAAGACACAACAGTACTAAAACCTAATATCAGTGTTACTGAAGAAGAGAAAGAAGCATTTAAAAGACTTTTAGATGAAGGAATTGAAATTACAACTATAATGACACCAGATGATAAGAAAACTTATCTTGTAGATATTTTATAG
- a CDS encoding PTS system mannose/fructose/sorbose family transporter subunit IID — protein sequence MSDKVSLNKSNEKVKKSVLWRWFFTSSVSSNYEKMQALAYCYAVLPFLKVVYKDNPEKLQNAVLNHLQFFNTNPWVAPYILGINVAMEELSSEGTEEAVASIKTGLMGPVAGLGDSLFVVIPWTIFGAIAANMAIDGSPFGILLWIIVSVALKLLSIPLFNAGYTSGTKLISSIEKSLKILTESTSILGLMVVGALIPSVVKANVALNFQQGDFTMKGQEILDQIMPGLVPAILVVIVYLALKKNIKPIYLILGVMVVSIILYALGILK from the coding sequence ATGAGTGATAAGGTATCATTAAATAAATCAAATGAAAAAGTTAAAAAAAGTGTTTTATGGCGTTGGTTTTTTACTAGTTCTGTTTCTTCAAACTATGAGAAGATGCAGGCTTTAGCATACTGTTATGCAGTACTACCATTTTTAAAAGTAGTATACAAAGATAATCCAGAAAAGTTGCAAAACGCTGTATTAAATCATCTACAGTTTTTTAATACTAATCCATGGGTTGCACCTTATATTTTGGGTATTAATGTAGCAATGGAGGAGTTATCAAGTGAAGGGACTGAAGAGGCTGTTGCTTCAATTAAAACAGGCTTGATGGGACCAGTAGCAGGTTTAGGAGATAGTTTATTTGTCGTTATTCCGTGGACAATTTTTGGAGCTATAGCAGCTAATATGGCAATAGACGGAAGTCCGTTTGGAATCTTACTGTGGATTATAGTGAGTGTAGCATTGAAATTATTAAGTATACCATTATTTAATGCTGGTTATACATCAGGTACTAAGCTAATATCTTCAATCGAAAAAAGTTTGAAGATTTTAACTGAAAGTACATCTATTTTAGGCTTAATGGTGGTAGGTGCATTAATACCTTCAGTAGTAAAAGCTAATGTCGCTTTGAACTTTCAACAAGGTGACTTTACAATGAAAGGTCAAGAAATATTAGACCAAATTATGCCTGGTTTAGTTCCTGCAATTTTAGTTGTAATTGTTTACTTGGCTCTTAAAAAGAACATAAAACCTATATACTTAATTTTAGGTGTGATGGTTGTTTCAATAATTTTATATGCGTTAGGTATTTTAAAATAA
- a CDS encoding PTS sugar transporter subunit IIC, with protein METQLWQLLLIVLYGFFINYEKNSTMFGTYQPVTAGFITGLILGDINTGLYIGGTLQLLSLGISNFGGASIPDYQTASIVATFITITTKQEASVGISIGIPVALLMVQLDVLRNTIGIWLVHKAEDGAKKGNYKNITYMQMLGVLLTAATTGIPVALSVIFGPSLINTILKYTPEWLTGGLTVAGGLLPAVGIGLLLRYLPAKEYFSYLVIGFVLAVYMKVPLLGVALIGGAIALIIYKKNLENQAQHYTVVGGMDEDE; from the coding sequence ATGGAGACACAATTATGGCAATTATTATTAATCGTACTATATGGATTTTTTATAAACTATGAAAAAAATTCAACAATGTTTGGAACATATCAACCAGTAACAGCAGGTTTTATTACTGGTCTTATCTTAGGAGATATAAACACAGGGTTATATATTGGAGGTACATTGCAACTATTATCATTGGGTATTAGTAACTTTGGTGGAGCATCAATACCTGATTATCAGACAGCCAGTATAGTAGCCACATTTATAACTATTACGACTAAGCAAGAAGCATCTGTAGGAATATCTATAGGTATTCCAGTTGCTTTATTGATGGTACAGTTAGATGTTCTTAGAAATACTATTGGTATATGGCTAGTTCATAAAGCAGAAGATGGAGCTAAAAAAGGAAATTATAAAAATATAACATATATGCAAATGTTAGGAGTATTATTAACAGCAGCTACGACAGGTATTCCAGTTGCTCTATCTGTAATATTTGGACCTTCTTTAATTAATACTATTTTAAAATATACACCTGAATGGTTAACAGGTGGTTTGACAGTAGCTGGAGGATTACTTCCAGCAGTAGGAATAGGATTATTACTTAGATACCTTCCTGCTAAGGAGTATTTTAGTTACTTAGTAATTGGCTTTGTTTTAGCAGTATACATGAAAGTACCATTATTAGGTGTAGCTTTAATTGGAGGAGCAATTGCACTTATAATTTACAAGAAGAATTTGGAAAATCAAGCACAACATTATACTGTAGTAGGAGGTATGGACGAAGATGAGTGA